One part of the Lotus japonicus ecotype B-129 chromosome 2, LjGifu_v1.2 genome encodes these proteins:
- the LOC130740449 gene encoding LOB domain-containing protein 1-like, whose protein sequence is MDNSNGSDTHNNPTSLSHSPTNSSSSSQLPQVVMSPCAACKILRRRCADKCVLAPYFPPTDPAKFTIAHRVFGASNIIKLLQELPESQRVDAVTSMVYEASARIRDPVYGCAGAICQLQKQVNELQAQLAKSQAEIVNMQLQQANLVARICMEMAPPNPQESESPQQSVGDFFISSPPQSIGYGMNFLEENTSLNTLWEPLWT, encoded by the exons ATGGATAATAGCAATGGCAGTGACACACACAACAACCCCACTTCACTTTCTCACTCTCCTACTAATTCCTCATCTTCCTCACAACTACCCCAAGTTGTGATGAGCCCTTGTGCTGCATGCAAGATTTTGAGGAGAAGATGTGCTGATAAATGTGTTTTGGCACCTTATTTCCCTCCCACTGATCCTGCTAAGTTTACCATTGCCCACAGGGTCTTTGGTGCCAGCAACATCATCAAGCTCTTACAG GAGCTTCCAGAGTCTCAAAGAGTTGATGCAGTGACCAGCATGGTTTATGAGGCTAGTGCAAGAATAAGAGACCCTGTTTATGGCTGTGCAGGAGCAATTTGCCAACTACAAAAGCAGGTGAATGAGCTTCAAGCACAATTAGCCAAATCACAGGCTGAAATTGTAAACATGCAACTCCAGCAAGCCAATCTTGTGGCTCGAATTTGCATGGAAATGGCACCACCAAATCCACAGGAATCAGAATCACCTCAACAATCAGTGGGTGATTTTTTCATCTCAAGTCCTCCCCAAAGCATTGGCTATGGCATGAACTTCCTGGAGGAGAACACTAGCCTAAACACATTGTGGGAGCCACTTTGGACATGA
- the LOC130740450 gene encoding tetraspanin-3 produces the protein MRTSNHLIGVLNFLTFLLSIPILGGGIWLSSRANNTDCLKFLQWPLIIIGVSIMVVSLAGFAGACYRNTFLMRLYLVVMFLVIAVLIGFIIFAYVVTDKGSGRRVLNRGYMDYYLQDYSGWLEERVASHSYWGKIASCVRDSKVCAKMGRVDSNGIPEPADVFYLRKLTSVQSGCCKPPTDCGYIYQNETVWNLGSGLMSANPDCSKWSNDQGFLCYRCDSCKAGVLASLKKSWRKVSVINIVVMIILVIVYIIAYAAYRNNKRMDNDEPYGEARMTKSHPSHFQL, from the exons ATGAGAACAAGCAACCATTTGATTGGTGTACTAAACTTCTTAACATTCCTACTCTCAATTCCAATTCTAGGAGGTGGAATCTGGCTAAGCAGCAGAGCAAACAACACAGACTGTCTCAAGTTCCTCCAATGGCCATTAATCATCATCGGCGTGAGCATCATGGTGGTATCATTAGCCGGTTTCGCCGGCGCGTGTTACCGGAACACGTTTCTGATGAGGCTCTACCTGGTGGTGATGTTTTTGGTGATTGCAGTGCTGATTGGTTTCATAATCTTCGCGTACGTGGTTACAGATAAAGGGTCAGGGAGGAGGGTGTTGAACCGTGGTTACATGGATTATTACTTGCAGGATTACTCTGGGTGGTTGGAGGAGCGTGTGGCTAGTCATAGCTATTGGGGGAAGATTGCTTCTTGTGTGAGGGATTCTAAGGTGTGTGCTAAGATGGGGAGGGTGGATTCTAATGGGATTCCTGAACCTGCTGATGTGTTTTATCTCAGAAAGCTCACCTCTGTTCAG TCTGGTTGCTGCAAGCCCCCAACAGATTGTGGCTACATCTATCAGAACGAGACTGTGTGGAACCTTGGATCAGGATTAATGTCTGCGAACCCTGATTGCTCGAAGTGGAGCAATGACCAAGGGTTTCTCTGCTATCGCTGTGATTCTTGCAAAGCTGGTGTGCTAGCTAGTCTCAAGAAGAGTTGGAGAAAAGTTTCGGTCATCAACATTGTTGTTATGATCATTCTTGTGATTGTTTACATCATTGCTTATGCAGCTTACAGGAACAACAAAAGGATGGATAATGATGAACCTTATGGTGAAGCTAGGATGACAAAGTCACATCCTAGTCACTTTCAACTTTAA
- the LOC130740452 gene encoding pentatricopeptide repeat-containing protein At5g39710-like isoform X1, which yields MLRGGVLPDKLTYFILMNAYCLEGKFCKAFHMHHEMTHKGFLPDFVSGFSPSLVTYNALIHGLCLLGRVEEALGILRGMAAMGLPPDAVCYTTVISGLCKIGEPRKAYELKLEMDGKNFWWLDLDTYDSLMEDLSDEDIYSNMMNDYFAQGNMKKVYRLDYDMKHDGYLTSDVIFRVYLNALNKKARTIDAKRTLLDMIYKNLWTKPSYFTYDTLIENCSNNEFKSLVGLVKDFSMRGLVGDAGRARDTMLHGNYKPEGSVYNLLIFDHCRSHSVNKAYDMYKEMVHYGFAPHMFSILAVIKALHYDRRYNEMMWVIKNTLKSCNLNDSELRKVLNKINVRECDIDALLDVLAEIAMGGLLLDGGKCSYASAST from the coding sequence ATGCTGCGCGGGGGTGTGTTGCCAGATAAGCTTACTTATTTTATATTGATGAATGCTTATTGTCTTGAAGGTAAATTCTGTAAGGCTTTTCATATGCATCATGAGATGACACACAAGGGTTTTTTGCCTGATTTTGTTTCTGGGTTTTCACCCTCTCTTGTTACATACAATGCGCTTATTCATGGACTTTGCCTTTTGGGGAGGGTTGAGGAGGCTTTGGGGATTTTGAGGGGCATGGCTGCGATGGGTTTGCCCCCTGATGCTGTATGTTATACCACTGTTATATCCGGGTTATGCAAAATCGGGGAGCCGAGGAAGGCGTATGAATTGAAGTTGGAGATGGACGGAAAGAACTTCTGGTGGCTGGATCTAGACACATATGACTCGCTTATGGAAGACCTGTCGGATGAGGATATTTATTCTAATATGATGAATGATTATTTTGCTCAAGGTAACATGAAAAAGGTTTATAGATTGGATTATGATATGAAACACGATGGTTATTTAACTAGTGACGTTATCTTTCGTGTGTATCTGAATGCACTTAATAAGAAAGCCAGGACAATAGATGCTAAGAGGACCCTTCTGGATATGATTTATAAAAACTTGTGGACTAAGCCATCTTATTTTACATATGATACTCTGATAGAGAACTGCAGTAATAATGAATTTAAGAGTTTGGTAGGGCTTGTCAAAGATTTCAGCATGAGGGGTTTAGTGGGTGATGCCGGCAGAGCTCGTGACACAATGCTTCACGGGAATTATAAGCCAGAGGGATcagtttataatttattaatatttgatcATTGTAGATCTCATAGTGTTAATAAGGCATATGATATGTACAAGGAGATGGTGCATTATGGCTTTGCTCCTCATATGTTCTCTATACTTGCTGTTATTAAGGCTCTACATTATGATAGAAGGTACAATGAGATGATGTGGGTAATTAAAAACACATTGAAGAGCTGCAATCTCAATGATTCTGAGCTACGTAAAGTACTTAACAAAATTAATGTCAGGGAATGTGATATTGATGCTCTTTTGGATGTGCTAGCTGAAATAGCCATGGGTGGTCTGTTACTTGATGGTGGAAAGTGTTCATATGCTTCAGCAAGTACCTAA
- the LOC130740452 gene encoding pentatricopeptide repeat-containing protein At5g39710-like isoform X2, producing MLRGGVLPDKLTYFILMNAYCLEGKFCKAFHMHHEMTHKGFLPDFVSGFSPSLVTYNALIHGLCLLGRVEEALGILRGMAAMGLPPDAVCYTTVISGLCKIGEPRKAYELKLEMDGKNFWWLDLDTYDSLMEDLSDEDIYSNMMNDYFAQVMQFGLYSL from the exons ATGCTGCGCGGGGGTGTGTTGCCAGATAAGCTTACTTATTTTATATTGATGAATGCTTATTGTCTTGAAGGTAAATTCTGTAAGGCTTTTCATATGCATCATGAGATGACACACAAGGGTTTTTTGCCTGATTTTGTTTCTGGGTTTTCACCCTCTCTTGTTACATACAATGCGCTTATTCATGGACTTTGCCTTTTGGGGAGGGTTGAGGAGGCTTTGGGGATTTTGAGGGGCATGGCTGCGATGGGTTTGCCCCCTGATGCTGTATGTTATACCACTGTTATATCCGGGTTATGCAAAATCGGGGAGCCGAGGAAGGCGTATGAATTGAAGTTGGAGATGGACGGAAAGAACTTCTGGTGGCTGGATCTAGACACATATGACTCGCTTATGGAAGACCTGTCGGATGAGGATATTTATTCTAATATGATGAATGATTATTTTGCTCAAG TCATGCAATTCGGTCTCTATAGTCTATAA
- the LOC130737171 gene encoding uncharacterized protein LOC130737171 → MGRWREGVWLWEFNWLRQLLQRETESVNELLQLISCFSPATVRCDEWCWTKDGSGIYSACFAYEFLQGRVESLAVDERVFTKLWATKAPSNALALSWKILNNRIPTKVELARRNALPGGLNTACVLCADSEESIAHLFLSCNISWRIWMQVYKWLGMSMVLTNSVSQHFLHHVILGINGRGSKAASLIWVATVGVIWNLRNGVVFRGVSVDTARILDSIQFRTWLWLKANNSSFGVSVYEWIENPRVMFIARRDVIGIVNLLFVGAASLVIPVSTLAWNFFHSLWSYLILYYHLEFCCIVS, encoded by the exons ATGGGGAGGTGGAGGGAAGGTGTTTGGCTTTGGGAGTTTAATTGGCTGAGACAATTACTTCAAAGGGAAACTGAAAGTGTTAATGAACTTTTGCAGCTGATTTCGTGCTTTTCTCCTGCAACTGTGAGATGTGATGAGTGGTGTTGGACTAAGGATGGTTCTGGAATTTATTCTGCATGTTTTGCATATGAATTTTTGCAGGGTAGGGTCGAATCCTTAGCAGTGGACGAAAGGGTGTTTACCAAACTGTGGGCAACAAAAGCTCCTTCCAATGCGCTGGCTCTTTCATGGAAGATTTTGAATAACAGGATTCCAACCAAGGTGGAACTAGCAAGGCGTAACGCTTTACCAGGAGGATTGAATACAGCCTGTGTCTTGTGTGCTGACAGTGAGGAATCTATTGCTCATTTATTTCTGTCTTGCAATATATCTTGGAGGATTTGGATGCAAGTTTATAAGTGGTTGGGCATGTCAATGGTTCTCACTAATTCTGTAAGTCAACACTTTCTACATCATGTGATTCTGGGTATTAATGGTAGAGGAAGTAAGGCTGCCTCACTTATTTGGGTAGCCACTGTTGGTGTCATTTGGAATTTAAGAAATGGTGTGGTTTTTAGAGGGGTTTCAGTAGACACCGCAAGAATCCTAGACAGTATTCAATTCAGAACCTGGTTGTGGCTCAAGGCGAACAATTCATCATTTGGGGTGTCAGTTTATGAGTGGATTGAAAACCCAAGA GTCATGTTTATTGCAAGGAGAGATGTTATTGGAATTGTTAATTTACTCTTCGTGGGGGCAGCTAGCTTGGTGATCCCTGTCAGTACTTTGGCGTGGAACTTCTTTCATTCTTTGTGGAGCTATTTGATTTTATACTACCATTTGGAATTTTGCTGCATTGTGTCATGA